Genomic segment of Photobacterium profundum SS9:
TCATCGAAAGTACCGGGACGTGTTGATGAAGTCTTGGTACGAAAAGGTGATCAGGTTGAGCGTGGACAGTTGATTTTTACGCTACTTAGCCCTGAAATCGATGCGAAATTAATGCAAGCCAAAGCGGGCCAACAAGCTGCGGGCGCGATGGCCGAGCAAGCTGAAAAAGGGGCTCGAGTACAAGAAATCGCCGCCGCACGGGATCAGTGGCAAAAAGCCAAAGCAGCGTCTTCTTTAATGAAAAAAACCTATAAGCGTATAGACAATCTCTATAAAGATGGTGTGATTGCAGAGCAAAAACGTGATGAAGCGTACACTCAATGGCAAGCTTCGCGTTATACCGAACAAGCTGCTTATCAAATGTTTGGCATGGCAAGTGAAGGTGCGCGTGTTGAAACCAAACGTGCGGCGATGGAAAAAGAAAGAATGGCTGCGGGTGCTGTAGCAGAAGTTGAAGCGTATGCGGCTGATACCAAGATCACTAGTTGGCATAACGGTGAAGTGACACAGGTTTTATTGCACGGTGGCGAGCTTGCCCCACAAGGTTTTCCTGTTGTAAGTGTTATTGACATGAACGATGCGTGGGCTGTATTTCACGTACGCGAAGACCGTTTAAGTGAATTTAATCAAGGTACGATTGTTGATGCTACGATTCCAGCATTGGGTGATGAGGCATATAGCTTCAAGGTAACACATGTTGCCGTAATGGGTGATTTTGCCACATGGCGTGCAACAGATGCTTCACAAGGGTTTGATATGCGTACATTTGAGGTTGAAGCTCGCCCAATGGAAGCCATAGAAGGCTTACGTGTTGGTATGAGTGTCATTTTAGAGCAGTAATTTTATGGCTTTTTCTACACAATGTTACCGTGAGTGGCGAATACTAGTATCTGACAGTTGGCTAAAAGCCATGGTTTTTTGGCTGCCTGTCGTATTGTTTTTTAGTATGTGGCTGATTTTCTCTGCGGGTATAGCGCGTGACCTGCCTATTGGTGTTGTTGATCTTGACCATAGCCGACTGTCTCGCGGTTTAGTGCGTTATTATGACGCGAGCCCAGCATTGGCTGTCACAAATGTCTATACGTCTGCGACAGAGGGGAGTCACGCACTTAAAAATGCAGATATTTATGCGTTGGTCGTACTGCCAGCCGAATTAGAGAAAGATACGTTATTAGGGCGTGCTCCTGAAGTAACCGCTTTTTATAATAGCCAATATATATTAGTGGGTAAGCTGATTAATTCAGCGATGGTGCAAGCACAAGGGACTTATACTGCAGGAATCGATACGCTAAAAAATATGGCAAATGGCTCACCTGTTCCATTGCAAGCATTGGGTCAGGCTGTTCCGATTCAAAGTCAGATTACGCCATTATTTAATAGCAATAGTCACTACGGGCAATTCTTGGTTTCTGCCGCAATACCCGCTATCTGGCAGATATTGATAGTAGCCACAACGGTATTGGCTATGTCGGCGGAATTTCGGCAAAAAGGTATATCGGCATGGTTAGCAAATAGTCCGATTAACCACGTTATTGCAAAACTACTGCCCTATACCATGTTGTTTTGGTTACAAGGCTTCATTTTCTTGTGGGCAATGTACGGTGTGCTTGAATGGCCGATGCACGGCAGTTGGTTTATTTTGAGTTTGTCGCAATTACTTATGGTTGTGGCTTGCCAAAGTATGGGGGCTGCTTTCTTTCTGTTAACTCTTGATTCAACGCGCGCAATAAGCTTAGTGGCTGGATTTACTGCGCCTGCCTTTGCCTTCATGGGGGTCACTTTTCCTGCTACGGATATGCCGTTCTTAGCACAGCTATGGCGAGCGATGTTACCTGTTAGTCATTATATAGAAATTCAAATTCAGCAGGTTGATTATGGTGCCTCACTAGCAGATGCCATACCCAATATGATTGCACTAGCGTGTTTCGGGTTTGTTTTACTGGTTGCGATGATGAAAGCGAAGAAAATTGCCACAGTCGCTAATGGCTCTGTAAATCCAGTGACTAAGAACTCGGTGTCGAAAGATTCTAATAATAAAGGAACGCAAGCATGAGTTGGCGTACGCTTTTCAAGTTTGAATTGACGGCAATTTTTACTAATCCATCACTGCTTTTTACAGTGTTTGGTGGTGTGTTAATTTATTCGTTTCTTTATCCTTTGCCATATTCTCAGCAGTTACCACGCGAGCAAGCAATAGCGGTAGTGAATTTGGATAATAGCCAAATGAGCAGAGAACTAGAGCGGATGGTTGATGCTACGCCTCAAGTAAATATTACCAAGCATGTTTATAGTATTGAAGAAGCCAAGTCATTACTGATTAAAGGTGATGTACATGGTTTGATGGTGATCCCCACTAATTTTTATCGTGATGTACTCTTGGGTAAAAGCCCAACGGTTGCGTACGCAGGCGATGCTTCGTATTTCTTAGTGTACGGTACGATAGTAGAAGGTTTAGCCACTGCTGGTGGCACATTGGGGGCTAAAGCTAAAGTCTCTCGTATGGTGATGTCTGGTGATAACCTCGTGTTAGCATCAGAACAGTATTCTGCAATGAAGCTGAATATGCGCCCAGTATTTAACCCGACTATGGGGTACATAAATTATGTTGTACCTGCAGTATTCGTATTGATCTTACATCAAACATTGATGATTGCTGCGGGAATATTGGGTGGTGGTCAGAACGAATATCGCTTGCAGGGTGGTACAGGGTATTGGTTACGTTACAGTGCATGGAAAATCGTGCTGGTTCGTACTCTCTTATTGGTGTTGATATATATCCCGCTTGTTGCCTATTATTTTGGTTACAGCTTCTCTAACTATCATATAAGCCGTTTAGCTTCGATATCTAATTTAGTCGCAATGACCATTCCATTTTTGCTAGCGGTTATCTTCGTTGGAATAATTATTGGTCAGCTTATTCCACGGCGTGAGTTGGCAACACTAATCATCTTGCTAAGCTCATTACCTTTGGTTTTCTCCGCAGGTTTTATTTGGCCTGTATCGGCAATACCAGCCCCGATTAATGCACTTGCTCAGTTAGCACCATCAACCCCCGCAATAAATGGATTTTTGCGGTTGAACCAGATGGGAGCAAGCTTTGAACAGGTGATAAATTGGTGGGGGCAGCTATGGTTGCAAGCACTCGTATACGGTTGTATCGCTGTATTTCTTGTTAAGCGTAACCAAGAGCAAGGCAGCGTGAAACAAGTGCCATCGGAATAAACAGAAGTTGTTATAACACTGTATGTAACGGTGTCTAAAGTAAAAAGCCTGATGTGCTAATCATCAGGCTTTTTTTAGATGTTCTGTTTGAGTATTAACAGATCGTTATGGCGCGGCTGGTGTTGGCGCTTGGTATGCCTTAGTTCCCCATAACGGCACTGTCGATAGACTATGCTTGAAACTTCCCTCGGTCTCTTTGGTCGTGTAAGACAAATAGAGCAGGGTTTGATTATCTGCATCGTAGATACGTCTAACCTTCATTGTTTTGAAGAAAATACTTTTAGATTTCTTAAATACGACTTCACCAGATTTACTCTTGTCGATAGTGGCGATCATCTCTGGTGTAATATCACCTGTTTGACGGCAAGAAATTGAGCTATCACTTGGATCAGAAAAGCTTAAATTGGCTTCAACTGAAGCAATGTGGCAGGTAACGCCTGGAATTTTATCATCATCCAAGTTCGAAATTTTTATATCCTTCATGGTGAACATTCCCAAGGATACATCACCAACTTCATTGTCAGAACAGCCAACGAGTAGGGTAGCCAGACCAATTGCGAAGAGGATCTTCTTCATAAAACAAATCCTTTTAAATAGAGAGCGATATTACATCGATTGTAGGGTATTAACTCTATGAATGAAACGAGCATTTTGAGGTAACTTGGGTATATTAACGTTGCAGCTGGCGATACTTAGCCGGAGTTATCGAAAAAAACGTTTTAAAGTGCAGTGTAAAATGGGGCTGTGAAGAAAAGCCACATTGTATGGCGATATCAGCCAGAGGGTGCTGGGTTGTCTTTAATAACATTGCGGCGAGCTGTGTACGTAGTTTGAGTACGTATTGATGAGGGGGGGATCCGAATGACTGATGAAACATGCGAGAGAAGTGAAATTCACTTAATTCAGCGATATTCGCCAGTTGCTCAATAGTAATCTTTGAATCTAAGTGGTCATGAATATATTCATTGATTCGCTTTGCAACAATGGGTGACAAGCCGCCTGTAATATTGGGTATGTTAAATTGAACATTACAGTGATTTTTTAATAAATGTACGTAAACAATTTGTTGAATGTGCGTAAAAGCGAGAGCATCTGAACGATCATGCCAATTCAGTGGTAATAAGGTGTGATGGATAATATTGCTTAAGTAGCTGTCATCAACAAATGTTTGATCCATTAATTCAATATTCCGACCTTCTTTATCGAATGCTTTTTCGAATGTACTTTGTAGATGGTTATGCCCAAAATAGAGATGTAAAAACTTAAACCGAGAACTAAATCGCCACTCAGATTGATGCTCTGCAGGCATTAAACAGAGCTTATCAGGGGCACCATATAAAAGTTTAGCACGATTGTATAATCGATGGGTTTTTTCACCGCCATCAAGATAAAAACTTAAATGTGTGGTGATCAGGTTTACAGTAATTTGCCTGACCATTTTCATTGCTCCATATAGCCGCGCCACTGCCATTTGGTAACCATAATTGGTTATGCAGGGTAGCGGTATTGTTTTGTAATATATTGAAAATAGCGTTATTTTCTGTTTTTTTACTGTCGTTTTTTTCTAGCAATGAAATACCTTAATGTTGTACTTATCAAAAAATAATACAGTGTGAAAATACATTCTGATAACAACTTTTATATCTTATGTATGAATTAACCGCAAGAACATATAATTCCCCGCAGTAACCTGTAATTCATTTTCTCCTTAGCTGTGTATCGTGGTTCTGTCGTTGCTGTCACGATGTTATTGGGAAGGAATAAATGATGAATTTGATACTGTATTTTTCAACGGTGTTAATTTGGGGCACTACGTGGTTAGCCATTGCCTTTCAAATAGGGGATGTTCCCGTTACTTTGTCTGTTAGCTATCGGTTTGGATTGGCTGCTGCAGTCTTGATGTTGTTATTAGTATTAAAAGGCGTATCACTTAATATTTCGAAGAAAAATTATCTGTTTTTATTATGCGACCTATTACATTCCCAGTGGTCTTAATGCAGTTATCTTCTCGCTAGCACCATTGTTGAATGCATTTAATGGTTGGCTTTTTTTACGCAATACACCTGATAAACGTGTTATTCAAGGCGGTATTGTTGGTGTTATTGGCGTCTTGTTATTATTTTTGCCTCAAATATTATCAACGGAAACCAATCAACTGACGATTTTAGGGTTAGTTCTTTCTCTTGCTGGCACTTATTGTTTTTCATGCGGGAATTTTATTTCATCTAAAGCACAGTCACTGCACATGCCTTTGTTACCGACAACGGCTTGGGAGATGGCGTATGGTAGTGGATTCTTATTAATACTTACTGTTGCAATCGGCAATGAAATTTCACTGCCAATGGATAAAGATTACTTATTATCATTGTTATACCTTGCCATTTTCGGTTCTGTAATCGGTTTTAATACGTACTTATTACTGGTGGGGCGTATTGGCCCGCAAAAAGCAGCCTACTGCACCGTGTTGTTTCCTATCATCGCGCTAATGCTGTCGACTTGGTTTGAAGGGTACAAGTGGGAGTGGCCTGCAGTACTGGGTGTTGTTATGGTGATTATGGGTAATTTGCGTGTGTTTGGCATAGATAGCCAATGGTTGAATCGATACCGCCTTTTCAGACAACGTTTAGTGGATACATCAAGTTTAAAAAAGCCGACTTGAGAAAGTCGGCAAGAGACGCAGTAAGGAGTACATATGACATTGATAGCGAGTTTACATATGCTTACGTCATGTAATTTGCTTAACAAACATTATTACGCGCTAAACCGTCAATATGATCACTTTAGTGTTTAAATTTTAAAGCTTTAAACAATATTTAATCATTTTACATGTAAGCTGTTGAATTTAATGGTTATTTTACGATTTTTTATGAAGGTAATTATTCTCTTCTTCGTCAATAAGGTGTTTTTTTTAAGAAAATGGTAATTTGAACTTTTATTTAACAAAAAATACACATAGGATAAAGGATACTTTAAGTTAGTTAGGAGGAGTGTTTTTGGGGGAGAATCTTTACACATAAAAAATTCTGGAGGATAAGATGTCGAATATCATAGCTTTTCCAGTAAAAGAGCAGCCAAAAGAATTGTCACCACTAGAAGTAGTTGTTGAACAGGAACTACTCGATATAGGTGCAGACCCAATGATGGCGAGAGTAATAGTAGAGCGCATGGAAAAGTTCTTAGTATTGGCCTCATTTGAGTTTGATATGACCATGTCGGTGTCGAAAGAATGTGTAGATGAAATGCGTGACTCAGTATTTCCAGCCATTACAAAAATGGAGACCAATATTAAAGATGCAATGAATGAATTAATGACAGAAAGAGTGTTGCACGAAATTCAGTTGTACCGACTTGAGCAACAAGCCTAATCAACCAGCGTCATGTATTCGAAGTTAGTAATACGATCCGCAGTAAAACAGACAAAATATAATGAATAGTTCAATTTGAATGCCGCTGCCATTATCGCAGCGGTTTTTCGATCACGCTTGTACTTATTGATGCTTAATAGGGGTTGGTTCGTCGCCAGCAGAGTGCTCGCCTATTTGCCATAATTTCTCAGCTTTAGAGCCTATAGCCCAGAAGCTAAGCGCTAAAACGGCAAAAAATATTGCTTTATGCGACGATTCCCAAAAGTATTCAAAATAGCGAGTATAAAAATTGATAAGAAGAAAAGTGATACCAAAACTACGAGTTAATGTGTCATTGAATTTAATACCGACATAAATCGCGATTAAACAAACAATAACAGCCAAGATAGACCAATGGAGCAATTCAATTTGTTTAATTTGAGACCAAGCAGCGATATCACCATAGTTACCAAAAATAGAAAGCAGCCACAGCGACATAAACAGGTAAAGCAACCCAACAAATCGGGTCGGTTCTTGTAAGCGCTCGTGTTTAGGGTATTTAGGGAACAATAGGCTTAATGCAGTAATTGCCGCACCAACAAAAACAAAGCGTAGAGGGTGATTCATACCCAAAAAGTAAGCATCCCAATCAGATAAGAAGCTTGTTTCTGTTAACACCCAGGCACCAAAAGTGAACAGCGCAAATAGCCAGATCAAGATTGATGATAGCCGCAATCCAAGAGCAGCATAAATGGATGTTAGTAGTAAAAGCAGTAGGGCATCATGGGTATCTCCATACAAAGATGTTGCGCCCAAAAAGCCGACAGAGACTGCTGTCATGACAACACCGAAGAAAAATGTCGCTTCATTACTGATATTTTTCGTCGGATATTTACGTCGGCGGCGAATACCTACTGCATATAATCCTGCGGCTATTACTGCTGTTAGTATTGAAATCACGCCTGCAGGAGCGTCAAAGATCTTGGCGAGTAAGTCTAATAGGTAATCATCGGCAAGCAAGACACCGACCGAGATAATGAAGCATGTAATCGCAATCCAGAATGAATATACAGCCAATAACTTCCAATCAAAGCCGACAATCTGCATGCTTTGTCGTAATGTATTAGCTTGCTCTGTACTGATCGTGACTTTTTCTTCCCAAGAATCAATAGCATTGTTCAGTATTTGCGCTTTCTTTTTACTTACTTTCATTATCACGGCCTATTATTCATCCGCTGTAATGTAGCGAAAGCCACCCAGAATGTAAATTATTGTCCGTAAACCAGCCTCATAAAATCTGACGTTATCTTTTGGTTCAACAATCGTGAAGTTATGATAAACATAGCGTTTCATAAAATTCATATTTTTGATGAAATGTGAAAATCATGCCGTCTAATTCGGTTGATTAAGCACATTATTGACGTGAAAAATGTAGGGCTAAGTGTACTTTTTGAATGCAGAATTACTGGTCGTTATCTTCTAAAATATCTTCAGGCATAAAGGTTAAAATATGCTGCTCTGATGTTAGTGTTAACACATCATTTTCTAGTGCTATGCTGCTCCATTCCTGCAGAGATACTGTCATTATCGATTCAGTGGTTGCTTGATCATCTTGAATACAAGCCATTTTTGTCGAGCTCAGTGTGTCGATTTTAAATTTATTGTCTTTGACTTCCGCTTGTCCAGAAAAACGATTACAACCACCAAATCCAGATACCTTAAGGTCAGAATCGATAGCCATATTGGGAATAACTCTTGGCTCCTTTATGGTGATTTCTTTTCCATCGATGTTAGTTAAAACCCAATTTTGCTGTAGGTTTTTACTGGAAAAGCCTATCTGTTCACTATCCTCACAACCTGCAAGTAATAATGGCGTAAAGATACCTGCTAGTAACCATTTTCTCATTGTGAGCACCTTTGTTTTATTTATCTCAAATTTTTCAGATAGTGTTATTTTAGCAGCATTATCAATGACTATTTGTGCTGATTTCGACCAAAGTAGTTATTTTGGCCTTTATGTAAACGGAGTCCTTTATCTTTTTCTGGTATGTAAGCTTCCATTGCTTGCTGTGCATCGCAGTAACTTTCTTTTTGATTAAAAGCATCACGTGTAATGTCGATGGTTCGTTCTGCAATCTGTCTTTCTTGTAGTGCAAGGGTACTGTCACTATAAATAATTTGCTGATTAACAATGAGTAGCTCAAGATTTTTCATACAAGCTTGTTCGTTCTGCATGACTGTTGTGATGTTATTGGAAGCGTACGAGAAAAATGATAGAGAAAGTGTAACGATAATAAAAAAAACGTTTGGCATAAGCGCAGACAACTAGTTAAAAATTAATCTTGAAGGGGCAAAGAAGATAAACATTCTCGACAAACACAGCTTCCAGCTTCTAGGCTTGATGTATCACGTTTCGTTAGCTCAAAACACCAACACGTTGATTTTCCAGCGCTGATCTCACAGTAAGCAGGCTTTCCGCATAGGCTGCAGGCATGTGTGGTGCGTAATCCTTTGATCTCATTAATTGTTTTGACATGTTCATCATCAGACATATGACGCCATTCTCCTACTTCACTCATTGTGCGTAAACAGCCACTGCACACACCATCGCTATTTTTACATTTACCAACACAAGGTGTTTTCACTGTTTAATCCAATTTAGAGTACTAAGAGCGCGTAATGTATCAGAATAAAAGCGCAACCTACAGCCTGTAAGTTGCACTTATTGCTTGAATCCAGCGGCGATATACCCAAGT
This window contains:
- a CDS encoding HlyD family secretion protein → MSKLKPLAVVIPAVALVGWLGYTFWQAYQPQAERMQGQIEAQQYNISSKVPGRVDEVLVRKGDQVERGQLIFTLLSPEIDAKLMQAKAGQQAAGAMAEQAEKGARVQEIAAARDQWQKAKAASSLMKKTYKRIDNLYKDGVIAEQKRDEAYTQWQASRYTEQAAYQMFGMASEGARVETKRAAMEKERMAAGAVAEVEAYAADTKITSWHNGEVTQVLLHGGELAPQGFPVVSVIDMNDAWAVFHVREDRLSEFNQGTIVDATIPALGDEAYSFKVTHVAVMGDFATWRATDASQGFDMRTFEVEARPMEAIEGLRVGMSVILEQ
- a CDS encoding ABC transporter permease, producing MAFSTQCYREWRILVSDSWLKAMVFWLPVVLFFSMWLIFSAGIARDLPIGVVDLDHSRLSRGLVRYYDASPALAVTNVYTSATEGSHALKNADIYALVVLPAELEKDTLLGRAPEVTAFYNSQYILVGKLINSAMVQAQGTYTAGIDTLKNMANGSPVPLQALGQAVPIQSQITPLFNSNSHYGQFLVSAAIPAIWQILIVATTVLAMSAEFRQKGISAWLANSPINHVIAKLLPYTMLFWLQGFIFLWAMYGVLEWPMHGSWFILSLSQLLMVVACQSMGAAFFLLTLDSTRAISLVAGFTAPAFAFMGVTFPATDMPFLAQLWRAMLPVSHYIEIQIQQVDYGASLADAIPNMIALACFGFVLLVAMMKAKKIATVANGSVNPVTKNSVSKDSNNKGTQA
- a CDS encoding ABC transporter permease — protein: MSWRTLFKFELTAIFTNPSLLFTVFGGVLIYSFLYPLPYSQQLPREQAIAVVNLDNSQMSRELERMVDATPQVNITKHVYSIEEAKSLLIKGDVHGLMVIPTNFYRDVLLGKSPTVAYAGDASYFLVYGTIVEGLATAGGTLGAKAKVSRMVMSGDNLVLASEQYSAMKLNMRPVFNPTMGYINYVVPAVFVLILHQTLMIAAGILGGGQNEYRLQGGTGYWLRYSAWKIVLVRTLLLVLIYIPLVAYYFGYSFSNYHISRLASISNLVAMTIPFLLAVIFVGIIIGQLIPRRELATLIILLSSLPLVFSAGFIWPVSAIPAPINALAQLAPSTPAINGFLRLNQMGASFEQVINWWGQLWLQALVYGCIAVFLVKRNQEQGSVKQVPSE
- a CDS encoding CreA family protein, with amino-acid sequence MKKILFAIGLATLLVGCSDNEVGDVSLGMFTMKDIKISNLDDDKIPGVTCHIASVEANLSFSDPSDSSISCRQTGDITPEMIATIDKSKSGEVVFKKSKSIFFKTMKVRRIYDADNQTLLYLSYTTKETEGSFKHSLSTVPLWGTKAYQAPTPAAP
- a CDS encoding AraC family transcriptional regulator, whose amino-acid sequence is MVRQITVNLITTHLSFYLDGGEKTHRLYNRAKLLYGAPDKLCLMPAEHQSEWRFSSRFKFLHLYFGHNHLQSTFEKAFDKEGRNIELMDQTFVDDSYLSNIIHHTLLPLNWHDRSDALAFTHIQQIVYVHLLKNHCNVQFNIPNITGGLSPIVAKRINEYIHDHLDSKITIEQLANIAELSEFHFSRMFHQSFGSPPHQYVLKLRTQLAAMLLKTTQHPLADIAIQCGFSSQPHFTLHFKTFFSITPAKYRQLQR
- a CDS encoding META domain-containing protein — its product is MRKWLLAGIFTPLLLAGCEDSEQIGFSSKNLQQNWVLTNIDGKEITIKEPRVIPNMAIDSDLKVSGFGGCNRFSGQAEVKDNKFKIDTLSSTKMACIQDDQATTESIMTVSLQEWSSIALENDVLTLTSEQHILTFMPEDILEDNDQ
- a CDS encoding cysteine-rich CWC family protein, whose product is MKTPCVGKCKNSDGVCSGCLRTMSEVGEWRHMSDDEHVKTINEIKGLRTTHACSLCGKPAYCEISAGKSTCWCFELTKRDTSSLEAGSCVCRECLSSLPLQD